The Sulfurimonas sp. HSL3-2 genome segment TAAACGGTACAAGTGATATCACATTAGAGTCAGTCGTTATCTCTACTGGTGTCGGTACCGGTATCGGTGCTTTATCTGAAATAATCAATAAATCTTCTGATAAAACAGGTATTCGTGCTTCTTGGCAGGTATCTGAAACAGGTTCAACTGGAATTCTTTCAGGAACAATCTCAGGATTGACACTAAACGGTGTGACAATCGGACTCGTCGATGTTAAAGCAAACGATAAAGACGGTGCTCTTGTTGCAGCTATCAACGCTGTTAAAGATTCTACGGGTATCGTTGCTTCTGTTGACAGCAGAGGTCGTCTGACATTAACGTCAACTGACGGTAGAGGTATCAAGATCTCCGGTACAAACTTAGACTCAGTCGGTGGACTTGCTGCAGCTGCAGTTGAGAACTATGGACGTTTAAGTTTAACTCGTCTTGACGGTAAAGATATCCGCGGTATCTCTGCTGTAGGTGTTGGTTATTCAGCTACTGCTGAAGCTACTGTAAACCTTAGAGGGACAAAAGGTGTTATCAGTCCGAATATCGCAAGTGCGATGGGATTCAATGCAAACTCAAATGCAGAAAATCTTACAGCAGATAAAACAGCAGGTGTTACGACACTAAAAGGTGCTATGGCTGTTATGAGTATTGCTGAAACTGCACAAAAAATGCTTGACCGTGTTCGTTCAGACCTTGGTTCTGTACAAAACCAACTTGTTTCTACTGTAAACAATATCTCGGTAACTCAAGTTAACGTAAAAGCTGCGGAATCTCAGATCCGTGATGTAGACTTCGCTGCAGAGAGTGCAAACTTCTCTAAACTGAACATCTTGGCACAATCTGGTTCATTTGCTATGAGTCAGGCTAATGCTGTTCAACAAAATGTATTGAAATTATTACAATAATTTCAATCATTTCTTTAGAAAATGTGCTTAAATTACTAGCGTAAGCTACGGGTATATTTCTTTAGAAAACCTTCTTAAGCTACTTCAGTAGTTTTCTATCTAAAGATAAAGCTTTTAGGCTTTATCTTAATCTTTCGGTAAACAGTTATTATTTCTACACTCTATGACTATCGCACTTCTTCCTCTAGTTATGGCAGTTACCTGAGCTTCTAGTCCACCTGCAAGTGAGAACAGCCAGTATTTGTGCTTTTGTATCCATTCGACAAGTTTCTCTTTTTTCTCTTCATCTGTATTACTTGACTGGATAACAAGTTTAGCAAGATCGAGTTCCTGATGGAATATATAAGACTGTACGGTATCTATATACATCTTTGAAAACTCTAAGCTCTCTATTCTTTCTTTGATAAGGTCGATCTCATCCATGAGTTTTAGTAAAGAGTCATAGTCTATTTCACTCTTTTGTATTGTATCTATATGTTCGCACTCAGCAGACACCTTTAAAAAGAGCTCTTCTACATCTTTTTTCAGTTCAAGACCGTAATCCAGCATCTCTGCCGTCTTTGTATACGCTTCTTTGAGAAGTTCTATATAACTCTCATGATCGACTTTCTCTAAGGATATCTTCGATTTCTTCTTCTCTTTTGCTACAAAAGATGCGAGGACATCTTTAAAAGGCATCTCTATAGAGCCTGTGATCCTTGCACCTCCTTCTGTAGAGTTATATGTCTTGATGTTATGCTCGTTTGCTTCATCTATCGCACGTTCAAAATAGTTTTTAAACATATCCCAGATATATGTCGTACGTATAAAACCCTCTCCACCGTATCGGACTACTTCAAGATCGTTATTGGACTGCTTGACTTCGGATTCGCTGAATATATGTCCTTTTGAATGACTTTTGCCATCATCGGAATATGCCAGATCCTGTCCTATCAAGACTACTTTATCGTATCTCATCAATAGTGCTAACTGATAACCCATATTTGCAGCACTCATACCTGCACCAAGATATCCGAAATCTTTAAAATCGTAATAGCGCATATATGCCAAAGGACGCATCGATAAAAGCAGTTTTCTATTTTGTAAATTATTGACAGTTTTTTGATGTGTCAAAGATGAGACAACAAAGTAAGTGTCTTTTACCAGTTCGTCATCCAAGTCTTCAAAAAACTTGGAAGTAAGAGGAACTCTTTCCATCGATACGACAAGGTCAGGTTTGATCCCCTCTTTTTGCAAAATAGGCAAAGATGCATCAATACAGACGATAGTGACATAATCAGCATACTCTTTAAGCAGTGGAAGCTGCTTTGCAAGTGAAGGACCTGTTGAGACGACTACGGCAAGATCACTGTTCTTACTTGCTAAAAGATCTGACGTCTTATAGTTTTGTAACATCACGGGAAGATTATTGATATGCTGTTCTATCCCAATAAGTGAATCGGTGGCATCGTTTCCATGCCCTAGAACCATATGTTTATATGCTCTGATGACAGTAGTATTTACATCGATTATATTTTGAGAATAGTTGTCTTCATAGTAGTGAGAGTGGATATGCATATCATATATTTTTGCATACGGTTTTATATCGCCTTTATAGATTATTTTTACCGCGTTTGCAAAGTTAAAAGAGTCTGCGCTTTTTATGATGACTCTTTCAGAAGCAATGTCTTCTGCTATATCAATAAAGTTCAATGCGATATAGATCATCTCAATATCAGGTTCTACAATCACAAGGTGTTTTAGAGATTCATTTTGCAGCAGAGCTTTTGTAAGCAGACCGTTGCCGATCCCGTAAAAAAACAGTACAGGGAATCTAATATAATGCTCTTGAATATTTTCAAGAGTTCTTTCCAACTCTTCTAACGGTTTCACATACAAAAAGTTTTTTGTCTGGTTATTCATAATATTGATATCAAGAGGATCTTTTCCTTGATACACATCGAATTTGGTGTTTTCCTGAATCGAAAAAAGTGAGACTCCAAGTAGCGGATCAACTTTTATTAGTGCTTCAAGGTTCTTTTTGTAAAAATCTTGCATATACCCTCTTTATTTTGTTATATCGTTATAAGACAGTCTGTCGCCTTTGGATAGATCATGAGTAAATCTACTTCCAAGAATATCACTGAGATGTTTTGGATGAAGTCCATAGCCAGGGCGTACAGAACGAATATTTTTTTCTGTAATGATCTCTCCGGCTTTTACGTCTTCTGCTATATAGAGACTTCTGCTGAACTGTCTGCTTTTTCTTTTTTTATCGTTCATAGTGTAGTCAACTTTACCTAAAAGTTTTTCGGTGTCTCTTATGGCGTTTATCATATGGGAAAACTCTTGTTTATCCATTGAAAAGTCTGCATCGGCTCCGCCTATAGACCTGTCTAAAATAAAATGCTTTTCAATCACCTTCGCCCCCAGCGTCACAGCTGCGATAGGTGCCGTACTGCCAAGTGTATGGTCTGAAAATCCCGAGATCACTCCAAATGTCTGAGCAAGATTCGGTATAGTCAAAAGATTTGCATCTTCAAGCGGTGCCGGATAAGCACTTGTACATTTTAAAAGAACTATATCATTATTGCCTGCACTTTTGCAAATATCGACCGCATCTTGTATCTCATCGATTGTGGCGATTCCTGTTGAGATGATCATAGGTTTGCCTTTTGATGCAGTGTATCGTATTAGTTCATAATCCGTTATCTCAAATGAAGCGATCTTGTATGCCGATGGATCGAACTGCTCTAGAAAATCGACGGCACTCTTATCAAAAGGGCTTGAAAATATGTCGATACCGATACTTCGGGCATATGTAAAAAGTTCTTCGTGCCATTCCCATGGAAGATAGGCTTCTTTATAAAGATCGTAAAGCTTTTTGCCATCCCAAAGAGTTCCGCCTTTGATGATAAAATCATCTTTTTCACAATCAAGCGTAAGCGTATCGGCTGTGTAGGTCTGAAGCTTTATCGCATTTGCACCGATCTCTTTTGCCGCTTTGATCGTCTCTTTTGCAATATTTATATCTCCTCCGTGGTTTGCGCTGAGTTCAGCGATGATATATGTACCGTCATTTATTAAGTCAAAATTACCTATTTTCATTTTTAAGCTCCAAACGTATTACTTCTTTGTTATTGATATTGTTTTTACCGATCTCATTAAAACCATATTTTTTGTAGAGATTGTATGCTCTAGAGTTTTCACTAAAGACCTCTGCGAAGATACTTTTTACTTTTAAAGTATCAAAGGAGTACTCGATGATCGTCTCAAGCAGGATGCTTCCAAGCCCCTTTGTCGCGACTTTGCTATAAATGCCCATCTCCAGAGTTTCTGAATTGATATCCGTAAAATTGATGACGCCGATATACTCATCATCTTTTTTTACCAAAAAGTATAGCTTTTCTTTTCGATTTTTTAAACTATCGATAAAATTCAAATGGTTTTCTAACGATATGTCACTATCGGTATACATCCATTTTTTTATATCGGGATGGTTTCTCCAAGAGAGTACCATCTTTTTCTCTTCCATGGTAAGATCGACAAAATTTATTAATGTGATGTTATTCATTGTCCAACTTTTTCAATATTGCAGATAGATGCTTCTGCAGATCTTTTTTGTCAAATTTTTTAAGGGTCGGATATTTTTTCTTTTTGAGAAAATCATACATATCATTTTGATTTGAAGCGGTTTTGATCGCTATAAAAGGAAGTCCCATAAAGGAGACTTCATTGAGGGTGACACTGGGAGTCACGATCGCAAGATCGCTGTTTCGCATCAGTTTGGCTACTTTATCGGAGTTTACATGTACCTGTATCCACTTCTTGTCTTTGACATAATCTTTGAGTTCATTGATATTTTTATTGGCGGTTGTCGTTACGACATCGACTTTGATCTTTTTAAAGTTCTTCAATACTTTGAGTATTTTGATATTAAGATTTTTTGTATCTGCCCCGCCCATTGCTAAAAAGAGGTGTCTTACTTTTTTCTTTGTTGTTCTGTTTTTTTTCTTTTTTTCTTTTAAGAACTCGTCTCTTAGAAGTGTATATTTTTTACCGCATCGAAGTTCGCATTCTTGGGGTACTAGACCTTTGTATTTTTTAGAATCTGCATAAATATTATGGTTTAAAAGAATGTCGCAGTCGTGTTTTTTATAATTGTCGTCAAAGACTAGGATCTTCGCTTTTGAATTTTTCTTGATAAAGCTTTCATATTCATGATCGATACCGTAATGATCGATTATCAGCATCTCTATGTGTTTTGAATCTAAGACACTCAGGAGCTCCTCTTTAGCGTCCGAATGCAGAGGTATGACTTGATATCCTGCTTCTAAGATCTTATGGTTTATATTTCCGTCAAGATCCTGCGTCGCAAAGGATATTTTGGTATGGGGATCATCTTTGTGCAGTTGTGCGGCTAAGACGAGATCTCTCATAATATGACCTGTACCGATAGTTGATGATGAGTCTGCTCTAAATAAAATATGCACTATTTCGGACCTTTCATAATTCATAGTATAATTATAGCTACAAATGCCGTGAAACGGGATATGTATAAGGAATTTACCATAATGAACGGCAATGAGCGCAAAAATATACGAAGCGGTATCCGCGTGGCTATAGTATTAAAACAGGACCAAGACACGGGAAAATTGACTGACGGTGTCGTTAGAGATATTTTGACAAAGTCTCCTACGCATCCACACGGCATAAAAGTACGACTTATGAGCGGCGAGGTCGGGCGTGTTAAAGAGATACACGGCTAGATGACACTGTATGTAGACGGGGATGCCTTTCCCAATCTTTTAAAACCCATTCTCTTAAGAAGTATAGAGAGACTCGGACTCACAACCTTCGTGATCGCAAACAAAAAGATCAATATCGGTGCAAGTGAGTTTGTAACATATCTCATAGTAGAACAGGGTGCCGATGAGGCTGACCACCGCATTGTCGAGATGGTTGAGGAGAATGACCTTGTCATCACTGCGGATATCCCTCTTGCAGACCGCGTCATAGCTAAAAATGCCCATGCGATAGATCATCGCGGGGAACTGTATAGCGTAGACAACATTAAACAGTATCTGGCAATGAGAAATCTGATGGAATCGATCCGGGAGAGCGGAGAGATGACAAAAGGGCCGAAACCTTTTTCACAAAAAGATGCTCATGAGTTTGCAAATCAGTTCAATGCGTTTTTAGCCAAACAGTTTAAAGATTAAAAACTGCATCCTCTGTAACTGTATTTTTCTATCACTTCTAAAAATGTGTCGGCGACGAACTTGGCATCTTCGTGACTCATCTCCTGATGGCACGGGATAGAAAGCTCGCAGCGGTAAAAGTCATCGCTTACATGTAGATGTGTCTCACCGAACATCTTTTTATAAAAACTGTTCTGGTAAATGGGCTTGTAGTGTACCTGCACACCGACACCTTTGTCTTGTAGTTCTGCAAAGATATTCTCTTTTGGACAAGCAAGTGCCGGACTAAGGACGATGGGGTAGAGATGTCTTGATGAACGAGTGTTCATATCCGGCTTTACGGTAGTAAAAAGATTGTGCCCTTGAAATCTCTCATCATAATAGTTGGCGATCACCTCTCTTTTTTCTAAAAACTCATCGATCCTTTTTAGCTGACTGCGTCCAAGTACCGCTGCAAACTCAGTGAGTCTGAAGTTGTGCCCCAAAGCGATCATATCGGAGTTCCAATACTGCTTTTTGACGATCCCGTGTGAACGAAACAGTTTGAGGCTCTGTGCAAACTCTTCATTGTCTGTCACGATACATCCGCCCTCTCCGGTAGTAAGCGGTTTGATGGCGTGAAAACTGAAGATGGTCATATCACTGAAGGTACCGATCTTTTTGCCCTCTACTTCGCTTCCAAAGGCATGGGAAGAGTCCTGGATGACTAAAAGATCATGTTTTTTCGCTATCTCATTGATCTTTTGTATCTCAACGGGTTTTCCTGCAAAGTCAACAGGGACAATAGCTTTTGTTTTAGGAGTGATAAGGCGTTCAATGAAACGTTCATCGATATTGCCGTCAAGTTTTACATCACACCAGACGGGCTTTGCACCAAGGGAGATAAACATGTTTGATGTTGCGACAAAGCTGATGGGCGAGGTAATGATCTCATCATCCTCTTTTATGCCGGCAACACTATAAGCTGCTAAAAGAGCCGATGTCGCAGAGTTGAACGTGACGGCATATCTGCATCCGATATATTCACATATCGCATTTTCGAAGAGTTCGACCTCTGCACCTTGTGTAAGATGAGAACTTTGCAGTACTCTTATGACTTCATCTATATCTTCTTGGTTTATGCTTTGGCGGGAGTAGGGGATCATTGTAGGATGTTCAGCCTTGAAGTCTCTTCAGTATGTGTGGATTCTAGAAAAGAGATATTGTCTTTTATCTTTTTCATTGTAATCGATGTTTCATTTTTGAGATCTTTAAGAAGTTTATCTGCCTGTTGAAACAGATAGAAAGCTTCCTCCATCTCGGAGATATCTTCAAACTGAGGCATACTTGTCATCAGATCATCTATTTTTTTTGTATCTTTGGTTACGATTGCCGCTTTAAACTCATTGAGCCACATTCGTTTCATCTCTCCAGGCATCTAAAAGACCGCGTACGACCTGATTTACTTCATCCAAATAGCTTTCTTTGTTCTCAAAGTTGGCTTTTGTTAAAAGTGTTAGCTGGTAAGTATAAAGTCCATGCAGATAGATCGATATATCACCCTGTTTTACATCCAAAGAGTTGATAAGTTCCGTAAAGATCGCATTTGAACGGTTTATCCAATATGTACGCTTCTCTATATCATCGTCTTTTATCGCACGTTTTGCCTGAGTATTAAAACGTAAAATACCTTCATACAGCATCTCGATAAGTTTTTGTGGAGATTCGACTCCGACATTATTTTGGGCGTACGTATTGTATGCATTTGTTTGGTACATCACTGTTTCCTTTAGTTATTAGTGCCGTTTACTGCCATAGTTATCTGTTGTTGAAGACTAGAAAACTGGTTGTTCATCCTGCTGATAATAGAATCATATTCAACGAATCTTGCTGTCATAGTGTCATATCTGCTGTTAAGCAGAGCAAGCGCTCTTTCTTTGTCTGTTGCAAGAGACTTGGCTTCGCTAACAAATCCATCATGCATAGCAGTTAAAGTACCATTGGTCTTAGTCAGATTTTGTATATTTTTATAAAGAGTGTTGAAGACACCGTCCGTTGTCGTCGTATTGCCGCTTGCATCGACTGTAGTCGTACCGCTGAAGTAGTTAGCCATAGCAGTTGGACTTTCAGCCATCTTGGTATCGAAGTCAGAACTGTTAAAACTTAACGTCCCGTCTCTGTTCACATCGACACCGTACTGAGCAAGACCTAATCCATCACTGTTTACGGATGTAAGTATTCTTCTTATATCTCTTCCTATGCTGTTGATCGAATTGTTCCCGTTAAATATACCGATTTTTCCTGCTTCGACATCTGTAAGAGTCATAGAGTCAAGTTGTTTCACCATAGTGTTATAGCTGTCTACGAGAGACTGCAGGTTGTCTTTTATAGGTTGAGCATCTTGAGTGATATTTATATTGGCAGTAGCCGCGTTCTCAAGAAGATTGATGGTCACTCCGACAGTGATATCGGTGATCGTATTTGTCGGTCTAGTCAATGTGATACCGTTATATTTAAAAGAAGCATCAGAAGCTGTTTGGATATCCGTCACACCTCCACTCACAGCTGTCGCTCCTGTTGTTAGACTAGTACTTAAAGTTCCCGGTCCCTGGTCTGTTATCGTAATAGGCTGATTTTCTGCACCGTTTTTTGCTGTTAAGACAAGACTGTATTGCCCGTTAATATCTCTAATAACGCTTGCACTTACGCTTGCACTTGCTGTCGCATCACTATTTATCATATCTGCCAGACTTGAAAGTGAGGTAGTAGCATCATAGGTAAAGTTTGTATTTACTCCGGCTGCATTAAGTGTCAATGTACCTGTAGTACCGCCTGTAATAGATTCTGTTTTTGTAGCAAACGCTCCGGATGTCAATGTATCATTGAGGAGATTGGCATTTAAACTACCCGGTCCGGTAGTAGTTCCAAGGTCGGTAAGGCTGATCTGCTGGTCTTGTCCTGTTGTCTTTGAATTGATTACCAGACTGTAAGACCCTGTACCTATTTGAAGGATACTCGCACTGACATCACTGCCTGCTATATCATTGATCTTAGTTTTTAGATCATCATATGAAGTAGTTGCATCATATGCTATCTGATAGTCGGTTCCGTTGACATTTAGGTTCATAGTACCAGAACCGCTGGCAACAAAGTCAGTCGATGCGGCAAATGTCCCGGATTGCATAACATTTGTAGTTGCAAGTTTAGTATCGGAGATAGAGAAAGTCTGTACATCGACACCTGTAGCAGCTGTTACACTTACACCTGAGTTTGTGCCAGATACAGTACGTCTTTGATATAAAGAGCTGTCTTGAAGTGAGTAAACAGATGAGCTAAAAGATGTCGTTAGACTTTGTAATAGATCCAGTGCCTGCTGCTTTTGTGTATTGAGTGTTATTTTATTATCGATTGGTGTAATAGTCAGTTTTTGTTCGTTTGCTTTTAGCTTGTCGATAACATCTGAAGTTAAAACACCAGAACCTACACCTAAAGAGCTAATAAGTCCAGCCATAACAGATCCTTTTTTCTAAATTTGTTTAGTTTTATTTATCTTGAGGGTATAATCGACAGAGTCTAGAGAATCTTTAATTAAGTTATTTGACAAGCAAAAATAGTTCCAATTACCTTTTTTTAACGACTGCGAATCTTTGTGGTCTTATGGTTATATCTGTTATGCAGGCGCCGTTTCTCATATCCAAAACATTCTGCACTACATCGGCTATATCTTCGGCTTCAAGCCTTTTGTCAAACTCTTCTGAAGGATTAAAACGCAGAGACTCAAAAAATGCTGTGTCCGTCATATCCGGATTTATGCTTACTACATTGACTCCGCTTTTTCTTACCTCTTCAAAGAGGGACTGGCTAAAAGCACGAAGACCTGTTTTTGTCGCTGTGTAGATCGCAGAGAACTTTGATGAGCGCAGTGCTTCTATAGAGGTTATGTTAAAGATGACCCCTTGATTGAACTTTAATACTCTTAGCAGGGCATTGCTCAGTATCATTGGTGCCGTCAGGTTAAGGGCTACCATTTTGGAGATGGTTACAGTGTCTATCTCTTCATGAGGTTCAAAAACTCCAAATCCTGCGACATTGCAAAGTATAGATACGGATGGATCCGTCTGTAGAACAGGGACGATAGCATTGAGCTCGAACTCATCACTCAAGTCGCAGGCAAGCGTACTGAAATTTGGATGTTGTATAGGGTCTGTATCTATCTCTCTGCTGATGCCCATCACATCATATCCAAGTTCTAAAAGTCTGATAGAGATCGCTTTTCCGATCCCGCTGCTCGCTCCCGTTACTACTGCAATTGCCATGTTCTAATCCTTGTCTCTGGTATATATTCTAATGCTTTTTGCGTCATTACATGTAAGATCTCTTGTTCAATGGTCTTACCGTAGGAGACGATCCCCTCTTTTACGTCGTAGGGATAAAAAGCGATATCGCTTCGTTTTAACTTTTTCATTCTCTTGAGATGTGTAGAACTCATCCTAAAACTGCCGAGTGTCAGTTGAAATAGTTTGTCAGGTTCTATTGTACAAAAAAGTTGCTCTATTAATGATGGATAGAGTTCATGAAACTCCTCGTTATAGATAACGGGATCGATACACACTCTGACTCTCCATCCTGCTTCAACTGCCTCTTTTATCGATTTTAATCTGCTCTGCAGGGAGGGAGTTTTATGCTCATAAGAGTCTATGATCTTTTGTGGAGACAGTGTCCATGCAAGCACTGTCTGTTCACTAGATGCAAGGTGTCTTATCGCTTTAAAGTTTGCACTTTTTGTACGGATCTCCAGATGAAGGTTAGGGTTCTTCTGGGCATGCTCTATCCATGCATTTGTATGTGATGTTATCGACTCTATTGCCAATGTATCGGTATCGTAAGAGATGGCGATAAGGGTCGGCTTCTCAAGGTAGGGAGTAAGTGCATCGAAAAAGTCTGCCGTATTGACAAAAAAGACACTGTTGGCAGAGTTGTACATCCCCGAAAGATAGCAGTACTCACAGTCATACAGACAGCCGAGTATCGAAGGAGTATAAAAGAAGTTCTCATATTCAAAACCGTCGCTGTAGTATGAACCTTCATATAAAAACGGTGCACTGCGGCGTGCCAAGATGAGGTTTTTGCTTCTGCTTTGTACGGCAAAGTCCTGATTGGGACGGTTAAACACATCTTTATAGTGCTTGATGATGATAATCTTGGATTTTGAGAACTTGGCTCTTATCTCTTTTGTTAAAGGTTCATCTAAAACGCTCTCTTCTATATAAAGATGCGAGAAAAGATCAGAGTGTGAGGGTTTTGATAAGCTGTTCAAGATACTCGCTCCTTTGTAGTTTTGAGAGTTTTTCATCAGGCAGCTTTATGCCGCTTTCATGTAAAGTGCCCTTTTGGTATAAAGGTTGTCCGCGGTGAAATTTGTAATAGTAGCAAGCATCGACAAACCGGTCAGACTGAGCTTTTGTCAACTGTTCAGATATCTCTTGAATAAGTTCTTTCTCATCTGCCGTAAATATCTCACCTTTTTTGATCACATATCTTGCGGAGGATAGGACCTGCTCAAGATCCTGCATGTTTTTGGATATCAGCTCTTGTGCAAGTTCTTTTGTCACGGCTTGCGGTTCAAAATGATCGGATACGACTTTAAAAAACAGTATCTGATGAGTACGAAAAAATCTTGAAGCGGCTTTATATACCCCGTAACTTTCCATATCGGCAGGAGTCTGCAGGACATTTTCTACAGGCTCATCTACAGACAGTATATCGCTCTCTTTTAACTGATGTTCAAAGAGGATGTCTGGAAAATAGGAGTGTTCTTTGTAGTTTATCTTGTGGATAAGCAGAGCCTCGCCTATCTTAAAATTTTTTGGAGCAGCACAGATACCGATGTTTACAAGCAGATCATTTTCATTGGGCGGGCAATGCCCTAAAAGAGCACTTGTCGCCATCATCGCGTTGAGGATGCCCATTCCGCTAATGATGAGTTTTATCTCTTCGTTTTCAAATAGAGTAAAGGGCAGAGAATGAACTCTTTTTAACCTGTATTTCTCTACAATAG includes the following:
- a CDS encoding flagellin B: MGFRINTNIAAMSAHTNAMMNNRSMDSSLSKLSSGLRINTAADDASGMSIADSLRSQASSLGQAIANANDGISIIQVADKAMDEQIKILDTIKTKATQAAQDGQSSDSRKALQADISRLMEELDNIAGTTSFNGQQLLSGQFTNKEFQIGAYSNQSVKASIGATSSDKIGNTRFETGAVITAGTTVSLTFSAVNGTSDITLESVVISTGVGTGIGALSEIINKSSDKTGIRASWQVSETGSTGILSGTISGLTLNGVTIGLVDVKANDKDGALVAAINAVKDSTGIVASVDSRGRLTLTSTDGRGIKISGTNLDSVGGLAAAAVENYGRLSLTRLDGKDIRGISAVGVGYSATAEATVNLRGTKGVISPNIASAMGFNANSNAENLTADKTAGVTTLKGAMAVMSIAETAQKMLDRVRSDLGSVQNQLVSTVNNISVTQVNVKAAESQIRDVDFAAESANFSKLNILAQSGSFAMSQANAVQQNVLKLLQ
- a CDS encoding motility associated factor glycosyltransferase family protein, yielding MQDFYKKNLEALIKVDPLLGVSLFSIQENTKFDVYQGKDPLDINIMNNQTKNFLYVKPLEELERTLENIQEHYIRFPVLFFYGIGNGLLTKALLQNESLKHLVIVEPDIEMIYIALNFIDIAEDIASERVIIKSADSFNFANAVKIIYKGDIKPYAKIYDMHIHSHYYEDNYSQNIIDVNTTVIRAYKHMVLGHGNDATDSLIGIEQHINNLPVMLQNYKTSDLLASKNSDLAVVVSTGPSLAKQLPLLKEYADYVTIVCIDASLPILQKEGIKPDLVVSMERVPLTSKFFEDLDDELVKDTYFVVSSLTHQKTVNNLQNRKLLLSMRPLAYMRYYDFKDFGYLGAGMSAANMGYQLALLMRYDKVVLIGQDLAYSDDGKSHSKGHIFSESEVKQSNNDLEVVRYGGEGFIRTTYIWDMFKNYFERAIDEANEHNIKTYNSTEGGARITGSIEMPFKDVLASFVAKEKKKSKISLEKVDHESYIELLKEAYTKTAEMLDYGLELKKDVEELFLKVSAECEHIDTIQKSEIDYDSLLKLMDEIDLIKERIESLEFSKMYIDTVQSYIFHQELDLAKLVIQSSNTDEEKKEKLVEWIQKHKYWLFSLAGGLEAQVTAITRGRSAIVIECRNNNCLPKD
- the pseI gene encoding pseudaminic acid synthase — translated: MKIGNFDLINDGTYIIAELSANHGGDINIAKETIKAAKEIGANAIKLQTYTADTLTLDCEKDDFIIKGGTLWDGKKLYDLYKEAYLPWEWHEELFTYARSIGIDIFSSPFDKSAVDFLEQFDPSAYKIASFEITDYELIRYTASKGKPMIISTGIATIDEIQDAVDICKSAGNNDIVLLKCTSAYPAPLEDANLLTIPNLAQTFGVISGFSDHTLGSTAPIAAVTLGAKVIEKHFILDRSIGGADADFSMDKQEFSHMINAIRDTEKLLGKVDYTMNDKKRKSRQFSRSLYIAEDVKAGEIITEKNIRSVRPGYGLHPKHLSDILGSRFTHDLSKGDRLSYNDITK
- the pseH gene encoding UDP-4-amino-4,6-dideoxy-N-acetyl-beta-L-altrosamine N-acetyltransferase: MNNITLINFVDLTMEEKKMVLSWRNHPDIKKWMYTDSDISLENHLNFIDSLKNRKEKLYFLVKKDDEYIGVINFTDINSETLEMGIYSKVATKGLGSILLETIIEYSFDTLKVKSIFAEVFSENSRAYNLYKKYGFNEIGKNNINNKEVIRLELKNENR
- the pseG gene encoding UDP-2,4-diacetamido-2,4,6-trideoxy-beta-L-altropyranose hydrolase — translated: MHILFRADSSSTIGTGHIMRDLVLAAQLHKDDPHTKISFATQDLDGNINHKILEAGYQVIPLHSDAKEELLSVLDSKHIEMLIIDHYGIDHEYESFIKKNSKAKILVFDDNYKKHDCDILLNHNIYADSKKYKGLVPQECELRCGKKYTLLRDEFLKEKKKKNRTTKKKVRHLFLAMGGADTKNLNIKILKVLKNFKKIKVDVVTTTANKNINELKDYVKDKKWIQVHVNSDKVAKLMRNSDLAIVTPSVTLNEVSFMGLPFIAIKTASNQNDMYDFLKKKKYPTLKKFDKKDLQKHLSAILKKLDNE
- a CDS encoding YwbE family protein, encoding MNGNERKNIRSGIRVAIVLKQDQDTGKLTDGVVRDILTKSPTHPHGIKVRLMSGEVGRVKEIHG
- a CDS encoding YaiI/YqxD family protein yields the protein MTLYVDGDAFPNLLKPILLRSIERLGLTTFVIANKKINIGASEFVTYLIVEQGADEADHRIVEMVEENDLVITADIPLADRVIAKNAHAIDHRGELYSVDNIKQYLAMRNLMESIRESGEMTKGPKPFSQKDAHEFANQFNAFLAKQFKD
- the pseC gene encoding UDP-4-amino-4,6-dideoxy-N-acetyl-beta-L-altrosamine transaminase, coding for MIPYSRQSINQEDIDEVIRVLQSSHLTQGAEVELFENAICEYIGCRYAVTFNSATSALLAAYSVAGIKEDDEIITSPISFVATSNMFISLGAKPVWCDVKLDGNIDERFIERLITPKTKAIVPVDFAGKPVEIQKINEIAKKHDLLVIQDSSHAFGSEVEGKKIGTFSDMTIFSFHAIKPLTTGEGGCIVTDNEEFAQSLKLFRSHGIVKKQYWNSDMIALGHNFRLTEFAAVLGRSQLKRIDEFLEKREVIANYYDERFQGHNLFTTVKPDMNTRSSRHLYPIVLSPALACPKENIFAELQDKGVGVQVHYKPIYQNSFYKKMFGETHLHVSDDFYRCELSIPCHQEMSHEDAKFVADTFLEVIEKYSYRGCSF
- the fliS gene encoding flagellar export chaperone FliS, with amino-acid sequence MYQTNAYNTYAQNNVGVESPQKLIEMLYEGILRFNTQAKRAIKDDDIEKRTYWINRSNAIFTELINSLDVKQGDISIYLHGLYTYQLTLLTKANFENKESYLDEVNQVVRGLLDAWRDETNVAQ
- the fliD gene encoding flagellar filament capping protein FliD; amino-acid sequence: MAGLISSLGVGSGVLTSDVIDKLKANEQKLTITPIDNKITLNTQKQQALDLLQSLTTSFSSSVYSLQDSSLYQRRTVSGTNSGVSVTAATGVDVQTFSISDTKLATTNVMQSGTFAASTDFVASGSGTMNLNVNGTDYQIAYDATTSYDDLKTKINDIAGSDVSASILQIGTGSYSLVINSKTTGQDQQISLTDLGTTTGPGSLNANLLNDTLTSGAFATKTESITGGTTGTLTLNAAGVNTNFTYDATTSLSSLADMINSDATASASVSASVIRDINGQYSLVLTAKNGAENQPITITDQGPGTLSTSLTTGATAVSGGVTDIQTASDASFKYNGITLTRPTNTITDITVGVTINLLENAATANINITQDAQPIKDNLQSLVDSYNTMVKQLDSMTLTDVEAGKIGIFNGNNSINSIGRDIRRILTSVNSDGLGLAQYGVDVNRDGTLSFNSSDFDTKMAESPTAMANYFSGTTTVDASGNTTTTDGVFNTLYKNIQNLTKTNGTLTAMHDGFVSEAKSLATDKERALALLNSRYDTMTARFVEYDSIISRMNNQFSSLQQQITMAVNGTNN